In one window of Gemmatimonadota bacterium DNA:
- a CDS encoding PD-(D/E)XK nuclease family protein — MVFWADLGRMPPQDRGESLLVGRERVALKDADLETREQDAAYLALLAGEQAEALAERKRLWYVAATRARDLLVVSGFQTGEQQKESAAARILPLLQRERKDRFRFQARSGHHEGAVRPVALEGAPTDAAAPAPLPAVEIPAPLPPLTVSAGRGRHSATELMAHERCPRRRWLRYVAGLREPAVERSGGAFLGAVARGSLVHDVLEHAREGLEYETALEAAIGRWDPAAPRPTPPRGRAIVSGSAPRSTGSSPIPAIARSARRPRRGGSCRSCTWWGPGWRSRGRWTWWRGGPAGTPSST; from the coding sequence GTGGTCTTCTGGGCCGACCTGGGCCGCATGCCGCCCCAGGACCGGGGAGAGAGCCTGCTGGTGGGCCGGGAGCGCGTGGCGCTCAAGGATGCCGATCTCGAGACCAGGGAGCAGGACGCCGCGTACCTGGCGCTCCTGGCGGGGGAACAGGCCGAGGCGCTGGCGGAGCGGAAGCGGCTCTGGTACGTGGCGGCCACCCGGGCAAGGGACCTGCTGGTGGTGTCGGGGTTCCAGACCGGGGAGCAGCAGAAGGAATCGGCCGCCGCGCGCATCCTGCCGCTGCTCCAGCGGGAGCGGAAGGACCGCTTTCGTTTCCAGGCGCGGTCGGGGCACCACGAGGGCGCCGTGCGCCCGGTGGCGCTCGAGGGTGCGCCGACCGATGCGGCCGCGCCGGCGCCGCTGCCGGCGGTGGAGATCCCGGCGCCGCTGCCGCCGCTCACCGTGTCGGCGGGCCGCGGCCGCCACTCCGCCACGGAGTTGATGGCCCACGAGCGCTGCCCGCGCCGCCGGTGGCTGCGCTACGTGGCGGGGCTGCGGGAGCCGGCGGTGGAGCGGAGCGGCGGCGCCTTTCTCGGCGCGGTGGCGCGGGGGTCGCTGGTGCATGACGTGCTGGAGCATGCCCGTGAGGGGCTCGAGTACGAGACCGCGCTCGAGGCGGCGATCGGCCGCTGGGACCCGGCGGCGCCCCGCCCGACTCCCCCGAGGGGCAGGGCTATCGTGAGCGGCTCCGCGCCGAGATCGACGGGATCCTCGCCGATCCCGGCTATCGCGCGCTCGGCGCGGCGCCCGAGGCGCGGCGGGAGCTGCCGTTCCTGCACCTGGTGGGGCCCGGGGTGGCGCTCGAGGGGAAGATGGACCTGGTGGCGTGGCGGGCCGGCGGGTACGCCATCCTCGACGTGA
- a CDS encoding UvrD-helicase domain-containing protein, producing the protein MSARRPPTPSQWAAIEAVDQHVLVAAGAGTGKTTTVVQRILYQLGVDFEGRRCPAPLALRDLAAITYTNAAAADLKRKLREELRAVGLRQVAWEVDTARIGTIHGFCGDLLREFALRAGRSPALRVLDEGESTALVATAVHDAVVEAVEREAVPGIGLLFERADAGTVEQWVARLAADESRLEALRRHRDAHPEAERVLLDLAWLARDTIRDRLDREGRSTSTG; encoded by the coding sequence ATGAGCGCGCGCCGCCCGCCCACGCCCTCGCAGTGGGCCGCCATCGAGGCGGTGGACCAGCATGTGCTGGTGGCCGCCGGCGCCGGCACCGGCAAGACCACCACCGTGGTGCAACGCATCCTCTACCAGCTCGGCGTGGACTTCGAGGGCCGTCGCTGCCCCGCGCCCCTGGCGCTGCGCGACCTCGCGGCCATCACCTACACCAACGCCGCCGCCGCCGACCTCAAGCGGAAGCTGCGCGAGGAGCTCCGCGCGGTGGGGCTGCGCCAGGTGGCGTGGGAGGTGGACACCGCGCGCATCGGCACCATCCACGGCTTCTGCGGCGACCTGCTGCGGGAGTTCGCGCTGCGGGCGGGGCGGAGTCCCGCGCTCCGGGTGCTCGACGAGGGGGAATCCACCGCGCTGGTGGCCACGGCGGTGCACGATGCCGTGGTCGAGGCGGTCGAGCGGGAGGCGGTCCCGGGCATCGGGCTGCTGTTCGAGCGCGCCGACGCCGGCACCGTGGAGCAGTGGGTGGCGCGGCTGGCGGCCGACGAGTCGCGGCTCGAGGCCCTCCGGCGGCACCGCGACGCGCACCCCGAGGCGGAGCGCGTGCTCCTCGACCTGGCCTGGCTGGCGCGTGATACCATCCGCGACCGGCTGGACCGGGAGGGGCGGTCGACTTCGACCGGATGA
- a CDS encoding PD-(D/E)XK nuclease family protein → MALEGKMDLVAWRAGGYAILDVKTGGPDEATARHKAGWYAPQRQVYLAALAAITGRPVTQFAFHFTGTNLQVGGPVTPGEVAQAAAAVRERAERMRAGEPALTDRPEECGFCGYRAVGWCPGVG, encoded by the coding sequence GTGGCGCTCGAGGGGAAGATGGACCTGGTGGCGTGGCGGGCCGGCGGGTACGCCATCCTCGACGTGAAAACAGGCGGGCCCGACGAGGCGACGGCGCGCCACAAGGCGGGATGGTACGCGCCCCAGCGGCAGGTCTACCTGGCCGCGCTCGCGGCGATCACCGGGAGGCCGGTGACGCAGTTTGCCTTCCACTTTACCGGGACCAACCTCCAGGTCGGGGGGCCGGTGACGCCGGGGGAGGTGGCGCAGGCCGCGGCGGCGGTGCGCGAACGGGCCGAGCGGATGCGCGCCGGCGAGCCCGCGCTCACCGACCGGCCCGAGGAGTGCGGCTTCTGCGGCTACCGGGCGGTGGGGTGGTGCCCGGGGGTGGGGTGA
- a CDS encoding PQQ-binding-like beta-propeller repeat protein: protein MTRSAFHPGTLAVLVLLLAGPARSLPAQAGPVMFRGDAAHTGVSAAPLFTGQGGIVWRRQLGGAIRSTPAVTAGRIYVGAGDGTLYALDRATGRIVWRFAAGDPVTASPAVAHGLVIAATHAGRFFAVDAATGRLRWSRHAGPALPFNTYPAGAWDLWASSPTVSGRTVILGGADGRVYALDLMTGAVRWTANTGGRVRASAAIAAGTVVIGSWDGRVYALDLATGAEKWVHRTIGDTLDSQAFGFDRRAIQGSAAIDEGRVFVGSRDGGLYALDFATGERLWRATHRGSWVCASPVVSGSAVYVGSSDGQFVQALDAATGTERWRYATGANVLSSPVLAGQRLVVGTEANDSPWGDLLALDPATGALVWRLRLEEALYGSPVVADDRIYVGTDAGDLLAIGETAPAPARLAVYYDSVLAPRGMMPGARLAREYFAGLGYEVLDGAALGRFFAAQLADEAPSVVVFALDALPETIRADTGRNGRWQRYLAAGGKIVWLGPLPGALVWDSAGTPLGHDLSLARGLAGLETDSTDWNEYPSRPTAEGERWGLHGQWRGDMPTAPSVVTRVLATDTDGWATAWQVSFRADRPWAGYVQLWGLGATVERLPMVRAAAEYGLLRRFQGP, encoded by the coding sequence ATGACACGATCCGCGTTCCACCCCGGCACACTCGCGGTGCTGGTTCTCCTGCTGGCAGGTCCGGCACGATCGCTCCCGGCTCAGGCCGGCCCGGTGATGTTCCGCGGCGACGCGGCGCACACCGGCGTCTCGGCCGCGCCCCTCTTCACCGGCCAGGGCGGCATCGTCTGGCGTCGGCAGCTGGGCGGGGCCATCCGGAGCACGCCGGCCGTCACGGCGGGCCGGATCTACGTCGGCGCCGGAGATGGAACCCTCTACGCCCTCGACCGTGCCACCGGCCGCATCGTGTGGCGCTTCGCCGCCGGCGACCCGGTCACGGCCTCACCCGCGGTGGCCCATGGCCTGGTGATCGCCGCGACCCACGCCGGCCGCTTCTTCGCGGTGGATGCCGCCACCGGCCGGCTACGCTGGTCGCGCCACGCCGGCCCCGCCCTCCCCTTCAATACCTATCCCGCCGGCGCCTGGGATCTCTGGGCCTCCTCCCCGACCGTCTCCGGCCGCACGGTGATCCTGGGCGGTGCCGACGGACGGGTCTATGCGCTGGACCTCATGACCGGCGCGGTGCGCTGGACCGCCAATACCGGCGGGCGGGTGCGCGCCAGCGCGGCCATCGCGGCTGGCACGGTGGTGATCGGTTCGTGGGATGGGCGCGTCTACGCCCTGGACCTGGCCACCGGCGCCGAGAAGTGGGTGCACCGCACCATCGGCGATACGCTCGACTCACAGGCCTTCGGCTTCGACCGGCGCGCCATCCAGGGCTCCGCCGCCATCGACGAGGGCCGGGTCTTCGTCGGCTCGCGCGACGGCGGGCTGTACGCGCTGGACTTCGCCACGGGCGAGCGACTGTGGCGCGCTACCCACCGCGGCTCCTGGGTCTGCGCCTCGCCGGTGGTGTCCGGGAGTGCGGTGTACGTGGGGAGCTCGGACGGGCAGTTCGTCCAGGCGCTCGACGCCGCCACCGGCACGGAACGCTGGCGCTACGCCACCGGCGCCAACGTGCTCAGTTCCCCCGTGCTCGCGGGGCAGCGGCTGGTGGTGGGCACCGAGGCCAACGATTCTCCCTGGGGCGACCTGCTGGCCCTCGACCCGGCCACCGGCGCCTTGGTGTGGCGGCTGCGCCTCGAGGAGGCGCTGTACGGCTCCCCCGTGGTGGCCGACGACAGGATCTACGTGGGCACCGACGCCGGGGACCTGCTCGCCATCGGCGAGACCGCGCCCGCGCCCGCCCGGCTGGCGGTCTACTACGACTCGGTCCTGGCGCCGCGGGGGATGATGCCGGGGGCGCGGCTGGCGCGGGAGTACTTTGCGGGACTGGGCTACGAAGTGCTCGATGGCGCGGCGCTCGGGAGGTTCTTCGCGGCGCAGCTGGCCGACGAGGCGCCGAGCGTCGTGGTCTTCGCGCTCGACGCATTGCCAGAGACCATCCGCGCGGACACCGGGCGGAACGGGCGGTGGCAGCGCTACCTCGCCGCGGGCGGCAAGATCGTCTGGCTGGGGCCACTCCCGGGAGCGCTGGTGTGGGACTCCGCCGGCACGCCGCTCGGCCACGACCTCTCGCTGGCGCGCGGGCTGGCCGGGCTCGAGACCGACTCCACCGACTGGAACGAGTATCCCTCACGGCCCACCGCGGAGGGGGAACGCTGGGGCCTCCACGGCCAGTGGCGCGGCGACATGCCCACGGCCCCCTCGGTGGTGACTCGCGTCCTGGCCACCGACACCGATGGCTGGGCCACCGCCTGGCAGGTCTCGTTCCGTGCCGACCGCCCCTGGGCGGGCTACGTGCAGCTCTGGGGCCTCGGCGCCACCGTCGAGCGGCTGCCCATGGTTCGCGCCGCGGCGGAGTACGGGCTGTTGCGGCGGTTCCAGGGGCCCTGA
- a CDS encoding WYL domain-containing protein: MAELAETQVQRLVALVAWMSQRDTGRPVRYRDAARALGLSEELLEADLQVLLSLTDSYKPWLSSLSVALVANGFTLSSRGAFRRPLRFSHDEALALLVGLAGLRGAAALAGKLGAGFAAAPPVTEVERSWAMGPTPAEPVAPLLALFRRARDERRKVELRYCGSGGEPSSRVVHPHQVVQAARAWYVVAWCERARAPRHFRVERVLGARALEEGFEPRKELRRVTRVRDLLAADGAVTATVAFSPVIARWIRELYPDGSEGPDGRYLVRLPVADPRWLAREILQYGAEAEVLEPASLRDFVRAVVS; this comes from the coding sequence ATGGCCGAGCTCGCCGAGACCCAGGTGCAGCGGCTGGTGGCGCTGGTGGCGTGGATGTCACAGCGTGACACCGGCCGCCCGGTGCGCTACCGCGATGCCGCGCGCGCCCTCGGCCTGTCCGAGGAGCTGCTGGAGGCGGACCTGCAGGTGCTCCTCAGCCTCACCGACAGCTACAAGCCGTGGCTCAGCAGCCTGAGCGTGGCGCTGGTGGCCAACGGCTTCACCCTGAGCAGCCGCGGGGCGTTCCGGCGCCCGCTCCGCTTTTCCCATGACGAGGCGCTCGCGCTGCTGGTGGGCCTGGCCGGGCTCCGCGGGGCCGCCGCGCTCGCGGGGAAGCTCGGGGCGGGGTTCGCCGCCGCGCCGCCGGTCACCGAAGTGGAGCGCAGCTGGGCCATGGGGCCGACGCCGGCCGAGCCGGTGGCGCCGCTGCTCGCGCTCTTCCGCCGGGCCCGGGATGAGCGACGCAAGGTGGAGCTGCGCTACTGCGGCAGCGGTGGCGAGCCGTCGAGCCGGGTCGTGCACCCGCACCAGGTGGTGCAGGCGGCGCGCGCCTGGTACGTGGTGGCCTGGTGCGAGCGGGCCCGCGCCCCGCGGCACTTCCGGGTGGAGCGGGTGCTCGGGGCGCGCGCCCTCGAGGAGGGTTTCGAGCCGCGGAAGGAGCTTCGCCGGGTGACCCGTGTCCGGGACCTCCTCGCCGCCGACGGCGCCGTGACCGCCACCGTCGCATTCAGCCCGGTGATCGCCCGCTGGATCCGGGAGCTGTACCCGGACGGGAGCGAGGGGCCGGATGGGCGCTACCTGGTGCGGCTCCCCGTGGCCGACCCCCGCTGGCTGGCCCGCGAAATCCTGCAGTACGGCGCCGAAGCGGAGGTGCTGGAACCGGCCTCCCTGCGGGACTTCGTCCGTGCTGTGGTGAGCTAG
- a CDS encoding PQQ-binding-like beta-propeller repeat protein: MRHPFLLALLLPATLAAQDWPLHGRDLGGQRHSPLTAITPATVGHLAPAWTWHSGVTATFQATPIVAGGVMFVSLPYSGVAALDAATGRERWRYRHASRSEKLCCGPANRGVAVADGLVYVGTVDGRLIALDAATGAVRWDVTVAEYAGTTEASSQLRADDPLGQVGATGSTGVGISAAPLVHDGRVFVGIAGVGYGLHPDQGLAVVGVSGQYGRPGLMAAFDAKTGARLWQFDVTAAGWEGPYTANAAGMPLHRDLAAERAAAPAHAEAWRYGGGSIYATPVIDRQRHLLIFGTGNPSPQMADASRPGDNRHTSSLVALDERTGSLVWAYQQVPHDRWGYDVASAPVLLEVTHGGRRVPAVAQASKLGWVFVHDRRDGSLLFRSDAFVPQRNLFTPPQPGEGVVVAPGIAGGANWSPSAWDPSLQLFYVGALHLPTRYIAHRVTRPDGSVLEYASTQNTGEAWGTLTALDLANGGRLAWQVRTPEPLVGGVLVTAGGLVFSGAGKGRFAAFDASSGQELWSYQAEAGVNAPPISYAVGGRQYVAVAAGGNALFGFTQGDAVVAFAIGR, translated from the coding sequence ATGCGCCACCCCTTCCTGCTCGCCCTGCTCCTCCCCGCGACCCTCGCGGCGCAGGACTGGCCCCTGCACGGCCGCGACCTTGGCGGGCAGCGCCATTCGCCCCTCACGGCCATCACCCCCGCGACGGTGGGCCACCTGGCGCCGGCCTGGACCTGGCACAGCGGGGTGACCGCCACCTTCCAGGCCACCCCGATCGTGGCCGGCGGCGTGATGTTCGTCTCCCTGCCGTACAGCGGCGTGGCGGCGCTCGACGCCGCCACTGGCCGCGAGCGGTGGCGCTACCGGCACGCGTCGCGCAGCGAGAAACTCTGCTGCGGGCCGGCCAATCGCGGCGTCGCGGTGGCGGATGGGCTGGTGTACGTGGGCACCGTCGATGGCCGGCTGATCGCGCTCGACGCCGCCACCGGCGCCGTGCGCTGGGACGTGACCGTGGCCGAGTACGCGGGCACCACCGAGGCCTCGAGCCAGCTCCGCGCCGATGATCCCCTGGGCCAGGTCGGCGCCACCGGCTCCACCGGCGTGGGCATCAGCGCGGCACCGCTGGTGCACGACGGACGGGTGTTCGTCGGGATCGCCGGCGTGGGGTACGGCCTGCACCCCGACCAGGGGCTCGCGGTGGTGGGGGTGTCGGGGCAGTACGGACGCCCCGGCCTGATGGCGGCGTTCGATGCAAAGACCGGCGCGCGCCTGTGGCAGTTCGACGTGACCGCGGCCGGCTGGGAGGGACCGTACACCGCCAACGCGGCCGGCATGCCGCTGCATCGCGACCTCGCGGCGGAGCGCGCCGCGGCGCCGGCGCACGCGGAGGCGTGGAGATACGGCGGCGGCTCCATCTACGCGACCCCGGTGATCGACCGGCAGCGCCACCTGCTCATCTTCGGCACCGGCAACCCCTCGCCCCAGATGGCCGACGCCTCCCGCCCCGGCGACAACCGGCACACCTCGTCGCTGGTGGCGCTCGACGAGCGCACCGGCTCGCTGGTGTGGGCGTACCAGCAGGTACCGCACGACCGCTGGGGCTACGACGTGGCCAGTGCGCCGGTCCTGCTCGAGGTGACCCACGGCGGCCGCCGCGTCCCCGCGGTGGCGCAGGCCAGCAAGCTCGGCTGGGTCTTCGTGCACGATCGCCGGGACGGGTCCCTGCTGTTCCGCTCCGACGCCTTCGTCCCCCAGCGGAACCTGTTCACCCCGCCGCAGCCGGGCGAGGGCGTGGTGGTGGCGCCCGGCATCGCCGGCGGGGCCAACTGGTCGCCCTCCGCCTGGGACCCGAGCCTGCAGCTGTTCTACGTCGGCGCGCTGCACCTGCCCACCCGCTACATCGCCCACCGGGTGACCCGGCCCGACGGCAGCGTGCTCGAGTACGCCAGCACCCAGAACACCGGCGAGGCGTGGGGCACCCTGACCGCGCTCGACCTGGCCAACGGCGGCCGACTGGCCTGGCAGGTACGCACCCCGGAACCGCTGGTGGGCGGCGTGCTGGTGACGGCGGGGGGACTGGTCTTCTCGGGGGCGGGCAAGGGTCGCTTTGCGGCGTTCGACGCGTCGAGCGGGCAGGAACTCTGGTCGTACCAGGCGGAGGCGGGCGTCAACGCGCCGCCCATCAGCTATGCGGTGGGTGGCCGGCAGTATGTGGCCGTGGCGGCGGGCGGCAATGCGCTGTTCGGCTTCACGCAGGGGGATGCGGTGGTGGCGTTTGCGATAGGGCGATAG
- a CDS encoding sigma-70 family RNA polymerase sigma factor encodes MPDTAADLIALHYDELRSLARGLLRRERVGHTLDTGGLVNEAWLRLAAQAGLGEPERARFFAIAVTTMRRILVDHARSRLRQKRGGGAQVVSLDDADQLLTTEEADHLVVLDEALERLEQVSPRSAEVVRYRFFGGLSLEETAALLGISGKTVQRDWLAARAWLRKEVAQALDLPD; translated from the coding sequence ATGCCCGACACCGCGGCGGACCTCATTGCGCTGCACTACGACGAACTCCGGAGCCTGGCCCGCGGGCTGCTCCGGCGGGAGCGGGTGGGCCACACCCTTGACACCGGCGGACTCGTCAACGAAGCCTGGCTCCGGCTCGCGGCGCAGGCCGGCCTGGGAGAGCCCGAGCGGGCGCGGTTCTTCGCCATCGCGGTGACCACGATGCGGCGCATCCTCGTGGACCACGCCCGGAGCCGCCTGCGGCAGAAGCGCGGGGGCGGGGCCCAGGTGGTGTCCCTGGATGACGCCGACCAGCTGCTCACCACCGAGGAGGCCGATCACCTGGTGGTGCTCGACGAGGCCCTCGAGCGCCTGGAGCAGGTGAGTCCCCGGTCGGCGGAGGTGGTGCGCTACCGGTTCTTCGGCGGTCTCTCCCTGGAGGAGACCGCGGCCCTGCTCGGCATCTCCGGCAAGACCGTCCAGCGCGACTGGCTCGCCGCGCGCGCCTGGCTCCGCAAGGAAGTGGCCCAGGCGCTCGACCTGCCCGACTGA
- a CDS encoding UvrD-helicase domain-containing protein has protein sequence MIVWTRDLLAGDAGIRAAIRRRIRMLIVDEFQDVDPIQREIAYLLGIPRRAIPPPPASCSWATRSRASTASAAPT, from the coding sequence ATGATCGTGTGGACCCGCGACCTCCTGGCCGGCGACGCCGGTATCCGCGCCGCGATCCGGCGGCGCATCCGGATGCTGATCGTCGACGAGTTCCAGGACGTGGACCCGATCCAGCGGGAGATCGCCTACCTCCTGGGGATCCCGAGGCGCGCGATCCCGCCACCACCCGCCTCATGCTCGTGGGCGACCCGAAGCAGAGCATCTACCGCTTCCGCCGCGCCGACGTGA
- a CDS encoding UvrD-helicase domain-containing protein has product MLVGDPKQSIYRFRRADVTVWRRVEDDFTTRGLGRVLPLTDNFRSLPPILGFVEATVGQLLDQPIDGATLQPFEVPFLPVDARRDPVPPEAEPVVELLLAEPPDDEKVLADPLRAAEARAIAARALELHAAGTPWREMALLLPGWGLPRAVRVGARRGGGADLRPAH; this is encoded by the coding sequence ATGCTCGTGGGCGACCCGAAGCAGAGCATCTACCGCTTCCGCCGCGCCGACGTGACCGTGTGGCGGCGGGTCGAGGACGACTTCACCACCCGCGGCCTCGGCCGCGTCCTGCCGCTCACCGACAACTTCCGCTCCCTCCCGCCGATCCTCGGCTTCGTGGAGGCCACCGTCGGTCAGCTGCTCGACCAGCCGATCGACGGCGCCACCCTGCAGCCCTTCGAGGTGCCGTTCCTTCCGGTCGACGCGCGCCGTGACCCGGTGCCACCGGAGGCGGAGCCGGTGGTGGAACTGCTCCTGGCCGAGCCGCCGGACGACGAGAAGGTGCTCGCGGACCCGCTCCGCGCCGCGGAGGCGCGGGCCATCGCGGCGCGGGCGCTGGAGCTCCACGCCGCCGGCACGCCGTGGCGCGAGATGGCGCTCCTGCTCCCGGGGTGGGGGCTCCCTCGAGCGGTACGAGTCGGCGCTCGCCGCGGCGGGGGTGCCGACCTACGCCCTGCGCACTGA
- a CDS encoding serine/threonine protein kinase, whose translation MPAVLTDPQPMSPAAELERWGAGVARLTGGRYEVRRLIARGGMSVVLLGWDLHEGRHVALKLLDPAEGQSLENRERFRREARIARDLAHPHVVPCYGSFHQDGLTLTVLRFIPGQSLADRLERVERLAVRSALNLLIPVVDALAHVHQRGVIHRDVKPANILLHQDDDWVFLTDFGVATLRTSEHSRSEVAKGFGTPAYMAPEQVLARWDADARTDIYSLGLVAYQALAGRLPFVSETTMGSAVQRTVWDAPPLRQFAPEVPERLAAIIDRCLAREPGRRWRSMAELRRALERCRRRLVAAEARPSRLRALMERLAGRALSAAPRLASLLLL comes from the coding sequence ATGCCCGCTGTCCTCACCGATCCGCAGCCGATGTCCCCCGCCGCCGAGCTGGAACGGTGGGGGGCGGGTGTGGCGCGGCTGACCGGTGGCCGGTATGAGGTGCGGCGGCTGATTGCGCGCGGGGGGATGAGCGTGGTGCTGCTGGGCTGGGACCTGCACGAGGGGCGGCACGTGGCCCTCAAGCTGCTCGATCCCGCCGAGGGGCAGTCGTTGGAGAACCGGGAGCGGTTCCGCCGGGAGGCGCGGATCGCGCGGGACCTGGCCCATCCGCATGTCGTGCCCTGCTACGGCTCGTTCCACCAGGATGGACTGACCCTCACCGTGCTGCGGTTCATCCCGGGGCAGTCGCTGGCCGACCGGCTGGAGCGGGTGGAGCGGCTCGCGGTGCGCTCGGCGCTCAACCTCCTCATCCCGGTGGTCGATGCGCTGGCGCACGTGCACCAGCGGGGCGTGATCCACCGTGACGTGAAGCCAGCCAACATCCTGCTGCACCAGGACGACGACTGGGTGTTCCTGACCGACTTCGGCGTGGCGACGCTCCGGACCTCGGAGCACTCGCGCTCGGAGGTGGCGAAGGGCTTCGGGACGCCGGCCTACATGGCGCCGGAGCAGGTGCTCGCGCGCTGGGACGCCGACGCCCGGACCGACATCTATTCGCTCGGGCTCGTGGCGTACCAGGCGCTGGCGGGGCGGCTGCCCTTCGTGAGCGAGACCACCATGGGGAGCGCGGTGCAGCGGACGGTGTGGGATGCGCCGCCGCTGCGGCAGTTCGCGCCCGAGGTGCCGGAGCGGCTGGCGGCGATCATCGACCGCTGCCTGGCGCGCGAGCCGGGGAGGCGGTGGCGGAGCATGGCTGAACTGCGGCGCGCGCTGGAGCGGTGCCGCCGCCGGCTGGTCGCCGCGGAGGCCCGTCCGTCACGGCTCCGCGCCTTGATGGAACGGCTCGCCGGGCGCGCGCTCTCCGCGGCCCCGCGGCTGGCGTCGCTGCTGCTGCTGTAA
- a CDS encoding VTT domain-containing protein produces the protein MPDPAATAAPPAHHPLASRRALLVAVLAALLALVLFAEQAREPMLELAGVIQRVEAAHPLTAMLLVVLFAAVSAMLAFVSTAAIAPFLATTFGTPVAGLLLWSGWLLGGMLAYAIGRTLGRPVIHRLASAAQLTRYEEFVSHRAPFGLVLLFQLALPSEIPGYLLGLVHYSFPRYLLSLAIAELPWALVTVALGAGVMERRVALVAGIAVAALALSAGTYRMLHRRLARG, from the coding sequence ATGCCCGATCCTGCCGCCACCGCCGCACCTCCCGCGCACCACCCGCTGGCCTCCCGGCGGGCGCTGCTGGTGGCCGTGCTCGCCGCCCTGCTCGCCCTGGTGCTGTTTGCCGAGCAGGCGCGGGAACCGATGCTCGAGCTGGCCGGGGTCATCCAGCGGGTGGAGGCGGCCCACCCCCTGACCGCCATGCTCCTGGTGGTGCTGTTCGCGGCGGTGAGCGCCATGCTTGCCTTCGTCTCCACCGCGGCCATCGCGCCGTTCCTGGCCACGACCTTCGGCACACCGGTCGCCGGCCTGCTGCTCTGGTCGGGCTGGCTCCTGGGGGGCATGCTGGCCTACGCCATCGGCCGGACCCTGGGGCGTCCGGTGATCCACCGGCTCGCCTCCGCGGCACAGCTCACCCGCTACGAGGAGTTCGTCTCCCACCGCGCCCCCTTCGGGCTGGTGCTGCTGTTCCAGCTCGCGCTTCCCTCGGAGATTCCCGGCTACCTGCTGGGGCTGGTGCACTACTCCTTTCCCCGGTACCTCCTGTCGCTGGCGATCGCGGAGCTGCCCTGGGCCCTGGTGACGGTGGCCCTGGGCGCGGGCGTGATGGAGCGGCGGGTGGCGCTCGTGGCCGGCATCGCGGTGGCGGCGCTGGCGCTCAGCGCGGGGACGTACCGGATGCTGCACCGGCGCCTCGCCAGGGGGTGA
- a CDS encoding WYL domain-containing protein, which produces MTRPRRKPTTVRRVSRTERWLNLLAFLLDRRYAVTRNQILSEVDDYRADWLGGSQATREAVRRKFERDKEGLRALGIVIAPDAQKVEAEHTDQEVEAYRLRPRDLYLPYLELTAAAGRPRQGYPIPSISLKPDDLAILRRAAERVLALGSSPLGAPAASALRKLSFDLPVQAAGDAEVVLTHPVGAQAEKVFRTLREGVERRLAVRCRYYAIRRDEEAERDIEPYGLMLTWGHWYCIGRARDRDALRVFRLDRMRAAALLDGADARFEIPPGFSVQQYLDRAPWELSDGPATAVQVRIAFPHSRWTLSEGLGRVIESLEPDGSAVLEFDVRAPEAFLRWLLPFGAQAEILGPAEFVTRLATERARVRALYA; this is translated from the coding sequence GTGACACGGCCCAGGCGGAAGCCGACGACGGTCCGGCGGGTGAGCCGGACCGAGCGCTGGCTCAACCTGCTCGCCTTCCTGCTCGACCGCCGCTATGCCGTCACCCGCAACCAGATCCTGAGCGAGGTGGACGACTACCGCGCCGACTGGCTGGGCGGATCGCAGGCCACCCGCGAGGCGGTGCGGCGCAAGTTCGAGCGCGACAAGGAAGGCCTGCGCGCGCTCGGCATCGTGATCGCCCCCGATGCGCAGAAGGTCGAGGCGGAGCACACCGACCAGGAGGTGGAGGCGTACCGGCTGCGGCCGCGCGACCTCTATCTCCCTTACCTCGAGCTCACCGCGGCGGCCGGCCGCCCGCGGCAGGGCTACCCCATCCCGAGCATCAGCCTCAAGCCCGACGACCTCGCCATCCTGCGCCGGGCCGCGGAGCGGGTGCTCGCCCTCGGCAGCTCCCCCCTCGGCGCCCCCGCCGCCTCGGCCCTCCGCAAGCTCTCGTTCGACCTGCCGGTCCAGGCCGCCGGCGACGCCGAGGTGGTGCTGACCCATCCGGTGGGCGCCCAGGCGGAGAAGGTGTTCCGCACCCTGCGTGAGGGGGTGGAACGGCGGCTCGCGGTGCGGTGCCGCTACTACGCCATCCGGCGGGATGAGGAGGCGGAGCGCGACATCGAGCCGTACGGCCTGATGCTCACCTGGGGCCACTGGTACTGCATCGGCCGCGCGCGCGACCGCGACGCCCTGCGGGTGTTCCGGCTGGACCGCATGCGCGCCGCCGCGCTGCTCGACGGCGCGGACGCCCGGTTCGAGATTCCGCCCGGCTTCTCGGTGCAGCAGTACCTCGACCGCGCCCCGTGGGAGTTGTCCGACGGCCCGGCAACGGCGGTGCAGGTGCGCATCGCGTTCCCCCACTCGCGCTGGACCCTCTCCGAGGGACTCGGGCGAGTCATCGAGTCGCTGGAACCCGATGGCAGCGCGGTGCTCGAGTTCGACGTGCGCGCCCCGGAGGCCTTCCTCCGGTGGCTGCTTCCCTTCGGCGCCCAGGCCGAGATCCTCGGGCCCGCGGAGTTCGTGACGCGACTGGCCACGGAGCGCGCCCGGGTGCGGGCGCTGTACGCCTGA